gtttttaaagatataagctcatcccgatgttatactcatcaagagctttcatttgagtacccacatgtattttgatatatttttcatatatacatatatgtaatgtatataaatatatgaaaaattgatattgataaattttcacagaaaaaaaaacttcttgcaccaagaaaattttaaggaagacaAAAGTTGTTTTagagcaagaagaaattttcttggctcaagaaactttgacttcattcaaaaaatttccaatcttccttaatattttcttgagccaagaaaatttaccctcaagaatgttttttatcaataacttACATTTTTATGCGCAATATTGCAAGTGTATTTTCTCAAAGTAGTATGACGTATCGTTTCATCAAGACAATTGACAGTTTTTGGTAAAAGAATACTAGAGCTTTTGTACAACGGATTATTAATATCCTTATTGCAGGCACTGTTAATACTgtccttaataaataattttttttgttcatttgTAAGTTCCcctttaattgtaattgtaaccAAAGTTTCATTACGATGACACTGATCATCGTCAGCATGAtccattgaaataataaattttccattAGTTTCTTCCTTAGTAAGTCCAACCTTCAACGGATCGCCCACAATaggtgaataaattttttgaccatCAATGCAAATTTTAAGGTTTTCATTTTCCGAAGTAACTCGCCTTATTTGTGCTTTCAAGCTATTCTTCAAGTGTCCTTTTGGTATGTTGATGCCTAAATTTAAATACCAAGACTCGGCAGAGGTGTTTGTAGAAGCTGAAATCGCGTCCAAAGTAGCTAGCATGTTTAATTTGTGTTCCTCCAATAAACTAGGTATTTTGTCAATCATATCCAAGTTTTcataacttattttaaaagacATATCAACGTGAGATGTCGGATAAGTGGCACTAGGactaattttaacaattttccCACAGCTTCCCATTGATGGTGATATTACACTATTTTTCAATTGCTGACGAATACCAAGTACTGAATGCAACAATATACTGTCCCATGAATTTTTACGCTCTTTAAACAATGCTCTCACCCAttctttgttaattaaaataggAGTAATTTCATTTTCACAATCAAATATACCGGCTGTTATCTGCAATCCTAAAGCTTGCAAATCAAGTGTTtgctcaaatttattttttaattcatcccCTTTTGAAACTACCACTTGGTGAGTACAATTAGGGCAAGCTGTCTCTAGTATATTATCTTCATTGTCTGTAACAACTGTAATATCTTTTGTGTGTGTCATTATTCCCAAAGTTGACAATTGTTCAGCATCCAATATAGGATACCGtagctttaaaattttaggttCAAAATCTAACCCGAAGATAAATTGTGCTGGAAGTGCAGCATTGAGTACTGAAGATCGACGGATAGAATGCCAAATATTTACTAAAGGATTGTAAATTGACATTGCGTAATCTTGATGATGCCAAAGTTTAGCATCTATTCCTACTTTCAATGACCCTTGCGGCGTTGAATCGTGAATcaattttatagaataaagTGTCGGAGTTTTGGTTTCTAAAATAACAGGTAAGCCCATTTCACTGATTACTATTTGTTCGTAAATATTCTGGTACTTTATACCAAATACATTGTTATTCCAAATCTTCAATAGAGAGGGATATGTTAGACCAACGAAATCTCCAATTAAATCTTCGTTTATATGGAATGCAGATATAGCACGTCCGTAAGTAATTAATACCGCGTCGACATGCATTTTCTTCACTGGCGCTATATTTTCTGCAGCCTTCTTAAGGATattgagaatatttttatcagttatagaaaaaaatttgtttaacgGATCTAGTTGATTGATAAAGTCGTAAATTCCTTCAGCATTCAAATAAATCTGTAAATAATTGATGCATTATTTAGAAAGTGAAAAATGtccggtaattatttacaagtggggtcaacccaTGCTAggccatgttaattttttttaatcaaattgttcaattttttttttttaattattcgtttttttatgtacttttcagaaaaaaaaatatatcaaaaacataaaaaaaaagataaaatagaaattttatccaaaaacataaaagccgaaatttttccaactttcAAGGGGGAACACCAGTATCACGGTCGAAAAaaaggtgattttcgggaatttttttgacagggaaaataaaggaatttggagatcgaattttttttattttattaaggattcattaaagattattaccctaaatttgcattaaaaaatatttaattattacaaagttattaacaatctcgtagaacactagaaaaaatttcccctCCATGGTCGCATCGATAACTCAAAATTGcattttaatcagtaaggatgtagttatcgttgcacgtacggaattttgaaaaatttaatttttaaaaaaatcgcgactgattaaaaattttcccattatttttactgttttttttttgttttaacccgactaaaaaaatctttaaaattaaaattttttaaattccgtACCTGCaacgataactacatccttactgattaaaaagcaatgtggggttttattttcagatgatccgtttttaaattatcaatgcgaCCATGGAGGAGAACATTTTTTCTACTTctctacgagattgttaataacttcgtaataattaaatattttttaataaaaatttagggcaataatctttaatgtaccctaaataaaataaaaaaaatctgattcccaaaatcctttattttccccgtcaaaaaaattcccgaaaatcaccgTGATGTTCCCCCTTAAAGGCAAAGAAGCTAtatcaaaatctttattttttcctttcacaacattttttatcataaatgcgccgtaaaaacaagcaaaataaaaaaaaattagaaaatgttaattttttacctagttatggcccaaaatgAGGTTGAcctcacttgtaaataattacaaaatattctttcaaaaaagtaatttttataagtaaaaaaaaacaacttacACCCCAATGGTTAACTTTCTTATGACTTTCGACGATTGTATGCTCAAGATAAATAACTTCAAGATTCCCAGTGGGTTCATCATGAATCAAAGAAATACGGAAGCTCTCTCCGTGACCGTAAATTCGATCAATTGAATCAATCATGTAGGAAGCAGAGAGTTCATGAGGTACAGGCTGATGTATTTTAGTGAAAcgcattatttttgttgtaagTTCTCGTAATTTAGCGTCACATGGATCTAACGAATTCGCCAGGCTTTTGATGGTTGtatgatgataattataaagatattCGCTTTTTTCGTAGACCATAAACCAGTAAATATGAAGAATGTTCTCCATTGAGGGCGCTTGGCGGATCAGAATATCGTAAGCTGCTATTCGGAGCTTCAAGGGTAGAGTATAATCAGACATTACAGGCCACAAAAGATCATGAGCCGCATTATAATCATTCGAAACGGATTTACTGATTGCCCATATTGCCATCAGACGAATGTGAGATGGGTTTTCAGACACGCTAATGTCACCACGAATTATTGGAGCcaataatttgtaaatttttccaacTTGAACATTACCGATAGCCATTAAATAGCCTATTTTTAAGGTGTAAGATGGTTCGTCTGTAAATTGAAAAAGTTTatacttaattaataacatactttcattaattaattagaaaaatttatcaatgagttttattttaacttactGATGACACCATCATAAAAGTAAGTCAAATATGGATCAAGTATATCGCTAATTTCATCCACCGGCatatttttgaatgttttGTAAATCATCGTCGCAAAGGACAGAATActtattttacgaatttctGGATGCAAAAAACCACTTGAATAAAGTAGCGGTtccattttaattaaaaaatctttattggGTACTCGGACATAAAAAGCCATTTTTGCTAACATGCTTAATGCTTCACCATTAGTTACTTCTTTATTCTTTACAAGATTCCATATAAAGACATTAGAGGCTGGCGTACCTACTTgaggtataatatttatgaataaacttctggaaataaataaaaaattaaattgaattaacaACGTTACCAGCAacgttgcagtcactatgtgattgtcgtgacttgtgaactataaataaataaaattttgctttaataaataatgacttttgttaaattgcactgtactttcttaaatattgaagtttttaaagatataagctcatcccgatgttacactcatcaagagctttcatttgagtacccacatgcatttttacatatttttcatatatacatatatataatatatataaatatatgaaaaattgatgtgggtactcaaatgaaaggtctcaatgagtgttatgtcgaggtgagcttatatctttaaaaatgtcaatatttcacaagatacaaggtcatttcttaattatgttaaattgcactggacttttttaactattgacgtttttaaagatataagctcatctcaatGTTACAcgcatcaaaagctttcatttgagtacccatgtGCATTTGtacatatttttcttatatacatatatataatatatataaatatatgaaaaattgatgtgggtactcaaatgaaaggtcttgatgagtgtaacatcggaatgagattatatctttaaaaatgtcaatagttctcaagatacaaggtcatttcttaattatgtatccagagatagagcattttcgaatgcagcctaaatacttataataaattgactacggtgagaatgatatgaaatcttgaaaaggcacaaattcaaattaagacctttgcaatgacactaaatttcactaaaaaaaccgattttatcatatgaccttcctggacacaaaatttttcttattctcttaataatatagattaataacgttataattgaaaaatagaaaagtttaaaatactAACTTGATAAATTCATCACGATCAGTTGATACATTTCGAATTTGTGCGAAGCCTTCTTCAAATGAAGAAATTTCCATAAAACTCATAATATCCAGAATTCTGTTGATAGTTTGACTGTTTATTGAATCCGGTTCTTTAGGATCAATGTGATTTTTCTCCAAATAATCCACAGCTTCATTCAACATGTTCActaatttacttattataacATCTTGATTAACTATATTACGCCCGTTAGTAATGTCAACAGCCGCGTTTTCTGCATAATAATCCTGTGGCCGTTGATAACTGATATCAGTTGTCAAGGGTATGTCTTCAAAGTCAACTTCGGGCAAAGATATTTCTGAAGATGTGACAACTTTATCCAATATAAAACTTGcgctttaattaaaaataaacaatgagcaataagtaatttatttatcagctTATTATGACTCATGATTGATATTAAGTGTatgcttgaataaaaaaaacttacttaTTTAAAACATAGTGCGCCTCAGATCTTCCTAGCCATGGAAAATAGTTCACACCTCCATGAGCGATAAGTTTTTCGATTAAAAtactgttatttttataacttatctCAAATAATCTTCGAGCGGCCATATTAATCGGTACCTGAAcacaaaaacaatttattatattaaataatacaaataattatcaactagcaaccttgtagtcactatgtgacttgtgaactataaataaataaatttttgctttattaaataatgacttttgttaaattgctctgtactttcttaaatctagacttttttaaagatataagctcatcccgatgttacactcatcgagacctttcatttgagtacccacatcaatttatcatatatttatatatattatatatatgtatatataaaaaatatatcaaaattaatgtgggtactcaaatgaaaggtct
The sequence above is drawn from the Cotesia glomerata isolate CgM1 linkage group LG4, MPM_Cglom_v2.3, whole genome shotgun sequence genome and encodes:
- the LOC123264340 gene encoding uncharacterized protein LOC123264340, whose product is MARGMKFIAALLVFIISINESIQESIPGLFPREKTLIYNYYGDVKAGIIEPAAYASQYSISGKLHIKHDTSDPKYQNSYLISLQDVKTGLHNGNAAHYEPTKILMPILEAAKVIEDPFIVVYDDFGQVEGVKIPEEEPLWSTNIKMAMASMLQLDLKNMKIDGPIKPHSFMVQEKSIHGDCWTSYDVHAKLPTNDQQDSPIVVTKFASPKNCTNYNVHVFDQMDAERCDVPKVVPINMAARRLFEISYKNNSILIEKLIAHGGVNYFPWLGRSEAHYVLNNASFILDKVVTSSEISLPEVDFEDIPLTTDISYQRPQDYYAENAAVDITNGRNIVNQDVIISKLVNMLNEAVDYLEKNHIDPKEPDSINSQTINRILDIMSFMEISSFEEGFAQIRNVSTDRDEFIKSLFINIIPQVGTPASNVFIWNLVKNKEVTNGEALSMLAKMAFYVRVPNKDFLIKMEPLLYSSGFLHPEIRKISILSFATMIYKTFKNMPVDEISDILDPYLTYFYDGVINEPSYTLKIGYLMAIGNVQVGKIYKLLAPIIRGDISVSENPSHIRLMAIWAISKSVSNDYNAAHDLLWPVMSDYTLPLKLRIAAYDILIRQAPSMENILHIYWFMVYEKSEYLYNYHHTTIKSLANSLDPCDAKLRELTTKIMRFTKIHQPVPHELSASYMIDSIDRIYGHGESFRISLIHDEPTGNLEVIYLEHTIVESHKKVNHWGIYLNAEGIYDFINQLDPLNKFFSITDKNILNILKKAAENIAPVKKMHVDAVLITYGRAISAFHINEDLIGDFVGLTYPSLLKIWNNNVFGIKYQNIYEQIVISEMGLPVILETKTPTLYSIKLIHDSTPQGSLKVGIDAKLWHHQDYAMSIYNPLVNIWHSIRRSSVLNAALPAQFIFGLDFEPKILKLRYPILDAEQLSTLGIMTHTKDITVVTDNEDNILETACPNCTHQVVVSKGDELKNKFEQTLDLQALGLQITAGIFDCENEITPILINKEWVRALFKERKNSWDSILLHSVLGIRQQLKNSVISPSMGSCGKIVKISPSATYPTSHVDMSFKISYENLDMIDKIPSLLEEHKLNMLATLDAISASTNTSAESWYLNLGINIPKGHLKNSLKAQIRRVTSENENLKICIDGQKIYSPIVGDPLKVGLTKEETNGKFIISMDHADDDQCHRNETLVTITIKGELTNEQKKLFIKDSINSACNKDINNPLYKSSSILLPKTVNCLDETIRHTTLRKYTCNIAHKNVPRNIASKIFQLEDIIKSEVLPHIKYTNENFTEQDTAKIIIGFPMNLKTVNVSVITPYRSYDLIEVDLNIENNPPRLNGFGSDYNKNLWGFPLDNTRFDMKFLALYSLGRKKMCSVYPKVVLTVDGGEIPYSIPSEWILVSGDCTYDRFAIFVKNIDDKLALRIYRGDDVVEMIPSDNNTIQVKVNDEIIDPTLNGTYVPKNAQYFWTLKITRFGEHVIATMENEIIVIGHTEGSVSLMIDQTLYRRINGLCGNMDGTYKNKIPKTYHLTQDSMTS